CGGGCGAAGCGTTCAACTTCCTGTCCGCTGTCCGCTCCTCGCAGGAACGGTACCATTCCCGGCAGGGCGCTTACGCCAACAATACGGGCGAGCTCGACATCAACTTTCCGCCCCCGAAGTATTTCAGCCTTGGCGATGTGACCTCCGACGAAGACAGCTGGGAGATCACGCTTTACAGAACCGGCAAGAGCGCGGGTTACGGCAAATACACGGTCAGATTCACCGAAACCGGCTACGCCGT
This DNA window, taken from Elusimicrobiaceae bacterium, encodes the following:
- a CDS encoding prepilin-type N-terminal cleavage/methylation domain-containing protein; the protein is MTNNKGFTLVELAVVIVIIGVLAAFGVPRFREAVERSKAGEAFNFLSAVRSSQERYHSRQGAYANNTGELDINFPPPKYFSLGDVTSDEDSWEITLYRTGKSAGYGKYTVRFTETGYAV